A stretch of Oncorhynchus mykiss isolate Arlee chromosome 12, USDA_OmykA_1.1, whole genome shotgun sequence DNA encodes these proteins:
- the LOC110538305 gene encoding transmembrane protein 205, with product MVTEGEPTDLVKVLHLLVLSFAWGMQLWVSFIAGFTLVKQVTLHTFGLVQSKLFPVYFYCLLGSNFVSLAVYAVYHPRELLDWHESLQMALYFLAVIMAGLNAQWFGPSATEVMFKLREVEQEHGLGNQIGIGSQREAYAKLREQDPKYKAYKSTFGHYHGLSNLCNLIGFICTTTNIVYTALNLHTI from the exons ATGGTCACAGAAGGGGAGCCTACAGATTTGGTGAAAGTGCTGCACCTGCTGGTGCTGTCCTTCGCATGGGGAATGCAGTTGTGGGTCTCCTTTATAGCAG GTTTTACACTGGTGAAACAGGTAACACTGCACACCTTTGGGCTGGTGCAAAGCAAGCTGTTCCCTGTCTATTTCTATTGCTTACTGGGCAGCAACTTTGTCAGCCTGGCTGTGTATGCAGTCTACCACCCCAGAGAGCTGCTGGATTGGCACGAAAGCCTGCAG ATGGCCCTGTACTTTTTGGCAGTCATCATGGCAGGTCTAAACGCACAGTGGTTTGGCCCGTCTGCCACAGAGGTCATGTTCAAGCTGCGGGAGGTGGAGCAGGAGCATGGCCTGGGGAACCAAATAGGGATAGGGAGCCAGAGGGAAGCCTACGCCAAACTCAGGGAGCAGGACCCCAAGTACAAGGCCTACAAGAGCACCTTTGGCCACTATCATGGCCTGTCCAACCTATGCAACCTGATTGGGTTTATCTGCACAACCACCAACATAGTGTACACAGCTCTCAATTTACACACCATTTAG
- the LOC118936312 gene encoding transcription elongation factor 1 homolog, with the protein MGRRKSKRKPPPKKKLTGNLDTQFTCPFCNHEKSCDVKMERTRNTGIISCTVCLEEFQTPITYLSEPVDVYSDWIDACEAANQ; encoded by the exons ATGGGACGCCGAAAGTCAAAGAGGAAGCCACCTCCCAAAAAGAAACTGACGGGTAACTTGGACACCCAATTCACCTGTCCCTTTTGTAACCACGAGAAGTCCTGTGATGTCAAAAT gGAACGCACTCGAAACACAGGGATAATATCGTGCACCGTCTGCTTGGAAGAATTCCAGACTCCCATTACTT ATCTTTCAGAACCAGTGGATGTTTACAGTGATTGGATAGATGCTTGCGAAGCAGCCAATCAGTAG
- the LOC110538307 gene encoding uncharacterized protein LOC110538307 isoform X2 yields the protein MFQCEPPPLPAEVAGGESQESLRDVERIRSEVEPRAKTIDSLCKTLSMHEAERTQNLNTMAVLQSEVHHLAAHVAAQHFEERFEGLGCEVSTELHYLRTLLSHSPCSCPTLQASCSSTHPSDIQRQAAINHISQELYHSRVGADC from the exons ATGTTTCAGTGTGAACCACCGCCCCTTCCCGCTGAAG TAGCAGGAGGTGAATCTCAGGAGTCTCTCCGAGATGTGGAAAGAATTAGGTCAGAGGTTGAACCACGAGCCAAG actATTGATTCCCTGTGCAAAACTCTGTCCATGCACGAGGCAGAGAGAACCCAGAATCTCAATACCATGGCAGTCCTTCAAT CCGAGGTGCACCATTTGGCTGCACATGTTGCCGCCCAGCACTTTGAGGAGCGTTTTGAGGGCCTAGGCTGTGAGGTCTCCACTGAGCTCCACTACCTGCGCACTCTCCTGTCCCACTCTCCCTGCTCCTGCCCTACTCTCCAAGCCTCCTGCTCCAGCACTCACCCCTCAGATATCCAGAGGCAGGCTGCCATCAACCACATCTCTCAGGAACTCTACCACAG TCGTGTGGGAGCAGATTGCTGA
- the LOC110538307 gene encoding uncharacterized protein LOC110538307 isoform X1 translates to MPGVILHGHCSLTFLSCLLVAGGESQESLRDVERIRSEVEPRAKTIDSLCKTLSMHEAERTQNLNTMAVLQSEVHHLAAHVAAQHFEERFEGLGCEVSTELHYLRTLLSHSPCSCPTLQASCSSTHPSDIQRQAAINHISQELYHSRVGADC, encoded by the exons ATGCCTGGTGTAATACTGCATGGTCATTGTTCACTGACTTTCTTGAGTTGTCTTCTAGTAGCAGGAGGTGAATCTCAGGAGTCTCTCCGAGATGTGGAAAGAATTAGGTCAGAGGTTGAACCACGAGCCAAG actATTGATTCCCTGTGCAAAACTCTGTCCATGCACGAGGCAGAGAGAACCCAGAATCTCAATACCATGGCAGTCCTTCAAT CCGAGGTGCACCATTTGGCTGCACATGTTGCCGCCCAGCACTTTGAGGAGCGTTTTGAGGGCCTAGGCTGTGAGGTCTCCACTGAGCTCCACTACCTGCGCACTCTCCTGTCCCACTCTCCCTGCTCCTGCCCTACTCTCCAAGCCTCCTGCTCCAGCACTCACCCCTCAGATATCCAGAGGCAGGCTGCCATCAACCACATCTCTCAGGAACTCTACCACAG TCGTGTGGGAGCAGATTGCTGA